The Saccharothrix variisporea genome has a segment encoding these proteins:
- a CDS encoding sigma-70 family RNA polymerase sigma factor has product MVAAMVAVRANRTSADGPLPVSGPDLVDAVRAGDSGAFARLYGLHRAAVAGVARQFARCGADADDLVSAAFMKVLVALRRGGGPRSDDFFRAYALTVLRHVAYDKARREKRVVPQAGVSEIVSEAVVVPFVDTAVAELERSLVARAFAGLPRRWQVVLWRTVVEGVSPAELAPVLGLSANGVSAIACRAREGLRRAYVQQHVGALRGEVCRSVVGRVGVLLRAGLSAGAGAEVRAHLEWCPRCRLLVAEVGDSVGGLAIRVA; this is encoded by the coding sequence GTGGTCGCGGCGATGGTGGCTGTTCGAGCAAACCGAACGTCGGCGGACGGGCCGCTGCCGGTCTCCGGCCCCGACCTGGTCGATGCGGTTCGTGCCGGTGACTCCGGTGCGTTCGCCCGGTTGTACGGGCTTCACCGGGCGGCGGTGGCTGGCGTGGCGAGGCAGTTCGCGCGTTGCGGGGCCGATGCCGACGACTTGGTGTCGGCGGCGTTCATGAAGGTGCTGGTGGCGCTGCGACGCGGTGGCGGGCCGAGGAGCGACGACTTCTTCCGCGCGTACGCGCTCACCGTGTTGCGGCACGTGGCGTATGACAAGGCGCGGCGCGAGAAGCGTGTTGTCCCGCAGGCGGGCGTGTCGGAGATCGTGTCCGAGGCGGTGGTGGTGCCGTTTGTCGACACTGCCGTGGCAGAGCTGGAGAGGTCCTTGGTCGCCAGGGCGTTCGCCGGGTTGCCTCGGCGGTGGCAGGTGGTGTTGTGGCGAACCGTGGTCGAGGGTGTAAGTCCGGCTGAATTGGCGCCGGTGCTCGGGTTGAGCGCGAATGGGGTTTCCGCGATCGCTTGCCGTGCCCGGGAGGGGTTGCGTCGGGCGTATGTGCAGCAGCACGTCGGTGCGCTGCGCGGTGAGGTGTGCCGGTCGGTCGTGGGTCGGGTGGGGGTGTTGTTGCGGGCGGGTTTGTCGGCAGGTGCGGGCGCGGAGGTGCGTGCGCACTTGGAGTGGTGCCCTCGATGCCGTCTTCTCGTGGCGGAGGTGGGCGATTCGGTCGGAGGTCTGGCGATCAGGGTCGCGTAA
- a CDS encoding zinc finger protein, producing the protein MTAEEFRWLPYAGRRHAIRRALAAGEAGMTLCCVEVVVPRDPPPKYPDGCWPTCHVCDAEWRKVQGIPAFPFPRRAGDGQGEPSVDPERVGGGT; encoded by the coding sequence ATGACAGCCGAGGAGTTCCGCTGGCTGCCCTACGCGGGCCGGAGGCACGCGATTCGGCGCGCACTTGCGGCGGGCGAGGCAGGGATGACGTTGTGTTGCGTAGAGGTCGTCGTTCCACGTGATCCGCCGCCGAAGTACCCCGACGGTTGTTGGCCGACGTGTCATGTGTGTGATGCCGAATGGCGAAAGGTCCAAGGGATCCCAGCTTTTCCGTTTCCGAGGAGAGCTGGCGACGGCCAAGGGGAGCCAAGCGTGGATCCGGAACGCGTCGGAGGTGGGACGTGA
- a CDS encoding NUDIX domain-containing protein — MTDDEQRFAYLAEGNAKQARKRVAVDLLIRDAAGHVLIVNPTYKEAWDLPGGMAESNEPPRRAGERELAEELGLVVTAGRILTLDWVEPHGPWDDQLVFVFDGGTLTASQAQALRICDPEISQFAFATLEEAKTLLRKDIADRLLRAHTALLSGTTDYSE, encoded by the coding sequence ATGACTGATGACGAACAGCGCTTCGCCTACCTCGCCGAAGGAAACGCCAAACAGGCCCGCAAGCGAGTTGCAGTCGACCTGCTGATCCGCGACGCGGCCGGACATGTACTGATCGTGAACCCCACCTACAAGGAGGCTTGGGACCTGCCTGGTGGCATGGCGGAGAGCAACGAGCCGCCGAGGAGGGCAGGCGAACGCGAACTGGCAGAGGAACTCGGGCTCGTCGTGACCGCTGGACGCATCCTGACCTTGGACTGGGTCGAGCCCCACGGGCCGTGGGATGACCAACTGGTGTTCGTCTTCGACGGAGGAACCCTCACAGCATCGCAAGCCCAGGCACTGCGGATCTGCGATCCCGAGATCAGCCAGTTCGCATTCGCCACACTGGAGGAGGCGAAAACGTTGCTGCGCAAGGACATCGCTGATCGCCTACTCCGTGCGCACACCGCCCTTCTCTCTGGAACCACGGACTACTCGGAGTAG
- a CDS encoding DUF6355 family natural product biosynthesis protein yields MSSATFRRAATLASALAALALAPTDDATAQASCGFHHVNPDHHEGAVALYTHCADSFILIRVDHSNGYSYHRCVVPWGSVPFFRNEGVTNAYYVPITPDTMVVNGQRLCRSQQPPV; encoded by the coding sequence ATGTCCTCAGCCACTTTCCGCCGCGCCGCCACCCTCGCCTCGGCCCTGGCCGCGCTGGCGCTAGCGCCGACCGATGACGCAACCGCACAGGCGAGCTGCGGTTTCCACCACGTCAACCCCGACCACCATGAGGGTGCCGTCGCGTTGTATACACACTGCGCCGACTCGTTCATCCTCATCCGGGTCGACCACTCCAACGGCTACAGCTACCACCGCTGCGTCGTTCCCTGGGGATCGGTCCCGTTCTTCCGCAACGAAGGCGTCACCAACGCCTACTACGTTCCGATCACCCCCGACACGATGGTGGTCAATGGCCAACGCTTGTGCCGCTCGCAGCAACCGCCGGTGTAA
- a CDS encoding nucleoside hydrolase: MTDVRIVLDTDPGVDDAFAIFYLAAQPDVELVAVGSVHGNVPAPVAADNALRLLDLVGLTEVPVAVGAREPLVQPLHTAEFVHGPDGLGGHAGPLSSRRPVAESAAEQLVRLARAHPAELTVVALGPLTNIALATMLEPTLPRLVKSLTVMGGAVTVPGNITPYADANTWHDPEATDIVLRAGFDLTLVGLDVTETARADFAWLNRLAALDSDRARYAHAIVAHYADLYATLLGEKVFTLHDPLAAALTVDPALATHRELVLAVELTGTHTRGQIVADLRVLARETNIESSIGQARRAAKVVESVQSGPFLERLLAALA, translated from the coding sequence GTGACGGACGTGCGCATCGTGCTGGACACCGACCCCGGCGTGGACGACGCCTTCGCGATCTTCTACCTGGCCGCACAACCCGACGTGGAACTGGTCGCCGTGGGCAGCGTGCACGGCAACGTCCCAGCCCCCGTTGCCGCCGACAACGCACTCCGGTTGCTCGACCTGGTCGGGCTCACCGAGGTACCGGTCGCGGTGGGCGCACGCGAGCCCCTTGTCCAGCCCTTGCACACCGCCGAGTTCGTCCACGGGCCTGACGGCCTGGGTGGTCACGCTGGCCCGTTGTCGAGCCGCCGACCGGTCGCCGAGTCCGCGGCGGAGCAGTTGGTCCGCCTGGCTCGTGCACACCCCGCTGAGCTGACGGTCGTCGCGCTCGGCCCGCTGACCAACATCGCCCTCGCCACCATGCTCGAACCTACTCTTCCGCGCTTGGTCAAGTCCCTGACCGTAATGGGGGGTGCCGTCACCGTTCCCGGCAACATCACGCCTTACGCGGACGCGAACACCTGGCACGACCCCGAGGCGACCGACATCGTCCTGCGCGCGGGCTTCGACCTCACCCTAGTCGGCCTCGACGTGACCGAGACCGCCCGCGCGGACTTTGCCTGGCTGAACCGCCTCGCCGCACTCGACTCCGACCGAGCTCGTTACGCCCACGCGATCGTCGCCCACTACGCCGACCTCTACGCGACCCTGCTGGGGGAGAAGGTCTTCACGCTGCACGATCCATTGGCTGCCGCGCTCACCGTGGACCCTGCACTCGCCACGCACCGCGAGCTCGTCCTCGCAGTCGAGCTGACTGGAACCCACACTCGCGGTCAGATCGTTGCGGACCTACGTGTGCTCGCGCGCGAGACCAACATCGAAAGCAGCATCGGGCAGGCACGACGCGCAGCCAAGGTCGTCGAGTCCGTCCAGTCGGGACCGTTCCTCGAACGGCTCCTCGCAGCGCTCGCCTGA
- a CDS encoding TIGR00730 family Rossman fold protein — protein MRVCVFCGSSSGRERHLEVARQVGARLAELGVEVVYGGGRVGTMGALADGALAAGGSVFGVIPRSLVELEVAHHGLTELHVVETMHERKARMAELADAFVTLPGGAGTLEEMFEVWTWAQLGLHAKPLGLLDVDGYYGHLLKMVDHMVEEGFLKPPYRDMLLVADDLDRLLDGFRGYQPPDYKWTEDGPLR, from the coding sequence ATGAGGGTTTGTGTCTTCTGCGGGTCGTCGAGCGGTCGGGAGCGGCACCTGGAGGTCGCTCGGCAGGTCGGTGCCCGGCTTGCCGAGTTGGGCGTCGAAGTCGTGTACGGCGGCGGTCGGGTTGGCACGATGGGCGCCTTGGCCGACGGAGCGCTGGCCGCCGGCGGTTCCGTGTTCGGAGTCATCCCGCGCAGCTTGGTCGAGCTCGAAGTCGCGCATCACGGCCTGACCGAGCTGCATGTCGTGGAGACGATGCACGAGCGCAAGGCACGGATGGCGGAGCTGGCGGACGCCTTCGTCACCCTGCCCGGCGGGGCAGGCACGTTGGAGGAGATGTTCGAGGTGTGGACCTGGGCCCAGCTCGGCCTGCACGCGAAACCGCTGGGCTTGCTGGACGTCGACGGCTACTACGGGCACCTCCTGAAGATGGTCGACCACATGGTCGAGGAAGGCTTCCTCAAGCCTCCCTACCGCGACATGCTCCTGGTCGCCGACGACCTCGACCGCCTCCTCGACGGCTTCCGCGGCTACCAGCCACCCGACTACAAGTGGACCGAGGACGGTCCGCTGCGCTGA
- a CDS encoding tetratricopeptide repeat protein, producing the protein MELRRLREAAKLSLRELAERTHYSVGHISNVEHGTKPMTPDFAIACDSALRTHGRLAELLGDGARKPGRRGAMRPAQLPQVRPLVGREGALRLLDEQFAESMEDPSAGVIAIDGPAGVGKTTLAVAWAHLVKDRFPDGVFFVDLHGHAPEAAPLDPGQVLEDFLRAQGVQPADIPADLERRAARWRTTLDGTKTLVVLDNAASDRQVRPLIPAAECCLVLVTSRRRLSGLAIRDGARRVTVEPLPPTEGLALLRAVVGGARVDNELDAAGEITRFCGGLPLAVRIAAEHVSTHPHLSLEALAAELSSADKLSVLSSHGDETVRGVFSWTYQSLNGDEARLFRTLGLHPGPTWTPEAAAALLNAPVSQVRQLIDRLVAIHFAEEIGPNRYRQHDLLKAYAVERAVIEEVDDERAAANRRVVDWYLHTAYRAARPLSPYQRYPALDPPAAGVPDQPAAFTYDEALTWYETELANLVAAGQRAADVGLHAQAWQLPVVMWNFFHLRKRWSARISTHTVGLAAAKASGDRRGTAWVANNLAMAHRELGQFDLARAQVSLALRLRQEDSDEWGQAWSNLNLGFLEVDLGHADRAAELHSTAVRLFQLAADDYGTACGLAALGDAHRMLGDSAHALTHLDQALELMRRGGDRYGEGYCLAKMGATYQAMGLHDDALRQFDQALEARAEIGDRWGQAEVLVAAGHSHLAVGDTGAASAAWQQALAIFDELDDPRAATVRSQLEALSVPSPRQEVQRSGPSSVHL; encoded by the coding sequence GTGGAGCTGCGTCGACTTCGCGAGGCGGCCAAGCTGTCGCTGCGCGAGTTGGCCGAGCGCACGCACTACAGCGTTGGGCACATCAGCAACGTCGAGCACGGGACGAAGCCGATGACGCCGGACTTCGCGATCGCTTGCGACTCGGCCCTGCGTACGCATGGCCGGCTCGCGGAGCTGCTCGGGGACGGGGCGCGGAAGCCCGGCCGTCGCGGCGCGATGCGCCCCGCCCAGCTCCCACAGGTGAGGCCACTCGTCGGACGCGAGGGGGCGCTCCGATTGTTGGACGAGCAGTTCGCGGAGTCGATGGAAGACCCTTCGGCCGGCGTGATCGCGATCGACGGGCCGGCAGGTGTCGGCAAGACAACCCTGGCGGTCGCGTGGGCGCACCTCGTCAAGGACCGGTTTCCCGACGGGGTGTTCTTCGTCGATCTCCACGGGCACGCGCCCGAGGCGGCTCCGCTCGACCCCGGTCAGGTGCTGGAGGACTTCCTCCGAGCACAGGGCGTCCAGCCCGCCGACATCCCCGCGGACCTCGAGCGCCGAGCCGCCCGCTGGCGAACCACGCTGGACGGGACCAAGACACTCGTCGTCCTGGACAACGCGGCATCCGACCGGCAGGTCAGGCCGTTGATCCCCGCCGCCGAGTGCTGCCTGGTGCTGGTCACCAGCCGCCGCCGCCTCTCGGGGCTCGCGATCCGGGACGGTGCGCGACGTGTCACCGTGGAGCCGCTTCCGCCTACCGAAGGGCTCGCGCTGCTGCGTGCCGTCGTCGGCGGCGCTCGCGTGGACAACGAACTCGACGCCGCAGGGGAGATCACCCGTTTCTGTGGTGGCCTTCCCTTGGCCGTGCGCATCGCCGCCGAGCACGTCTCCACACACCCACACCTGTCGCTGGAAGCGCTGGCCGCTGAGCTGTCCTCCGCGGACAAGCTGAGCGTGCTCTCATCCCACGGCGACGAGACCGTGCGGGGCGTGTTCTCGTGGACCTACCAGTCCCTGAACGGCGACGAAGCCCGCCTGTTCCGGACGCTCGGCCTCCACCCCGGCCCGACCTGGACCCCAGAAGCCGCGGCGGCCCTGCTCAACGCTCCCGTCAGCCAAGTCCGGCAACTGATCGACCGGCTGGTCGCGATCCACTTTGCCGAGGAAATCGGCCCCAACCGGTACCGGCAGCATGACCTGCTCAAGGCATACGCCGTCGAACGCGCCGTCATTGAGGAAGTGGACGATGAACGCGCTGCGGCGAACCGTCGTGTAGTCGACTGGTACCTGCACACCGCGTACCGAGCGGCTCGACCGCTGTCCCCGTACCAGCGGTATCCGGCGCTGGACCCGCCGGCCGCTGGGGTTCCGGACCAGCCGGCCGCGTTCACCTACGACGAGGCGCTGACCTGGTACGAAACCGAACTCGCCAATCTCGTGGCTGCCGGCCAACGGGCAGCCGACGTCGGGCTGCACGCCCAAGCGTGGCAGCTCCCGGTCGTGATGTGGAACTTCTTCCACCTGCGCAAACGCTGGAGCGCGCGGATCAGCACCCACACGGTGGGGCTGGCGGCGGCCAAGGCCAGCGGGGACCGACGCGGGACCGCGTGGGTGGCGAACAACCTCGCCATGGCCCACCGTGAGTTGGGGCAGTTCGACCTCGCGCGAGCCCAAGTCTCGCTCGCGCTGAGGCTGCGACAGGAGGACAGCGACGAGTGGGGGCAAGCGTGGTCGAACCTCAACCTCGGCTTCCTCGAAGTCGACCTCGGTCACGCTGATCGCGCCGCCGAGCTCCACTCGACGGCTGTCCGCCTCTTCCAGCTCGCCGCCGACGACTACGGAACGGCCTGCGGACTGGCTGCCCTCGGTGACGCCCACCGCATGCTAGGTGACTCGGCACACGCGCTGACCCATCTCGATCAGGCTCTGGAGCTGATGCGCCGCGGCGGTGACCGCTACGGCGAGGGCTACTGCCTGGCCAAGATGGGCGCGACCTACCAGGCGATGGGACTCCACGACGACGCCCTGCGGCAGTTCGACCAAGCCTTGGAGGCCCGAGCGGAGATCGGGGACCGCTGGGGGCAAGCGGAGGTGCTCGTCGCGGCCGGTCACAGCCACTTGGCCGTCGGCGATACCGGCGCGGCCAGTGCGGCGTGGCAGCAGGCCTTGGCCATCTTCGACGAACTCGACGACCCTCGTGCGGCTACCGTCCGATCCCAACTCGAGGCGCTGTCAGTGCCCAGTCCACGCCAGGAGGTTCAGCGCAGCGGACCGTCCTCGGTCCACTTGTAG
- a CDS encoding prepilin peptidase, producing MSVTDRRRREATVTCATVTCALLALVAHRFADSPEQPAMCWFAVISVRLAQIDLASRRLPHVLVGSLGLGGVLLLTWAALVEDDVGALLRGLAAAAVLFVGLHSAPARGGVGGGDANLLAAVGLYLGHAGWDQVARGLVTAIGLAGGTSLALVLLRRISTRDPIAVGPAILGGALITLTSD from the coding sequence GTGTCGGTGACCGATCGGCGGAGGCGCGAGGCCACCGTGACCTGCGCGACGGTCACCTGTGCGTTGCTCGCGCTGGTGGCTCACCGGTTCGCGGACTCTCCAGAACAGCCGGCCATGTGCTGGTTCGCGGTCATCAGCGTTCGGCTAGCCCAGATCGACCTGGCCAGCCGCCGCTTGCCCCATGTCCTCGTCGGTTCCCTCGGCCTCGGCGGAGTTCTTCTACTCACGTGGGCGGCCCTGGTCGAGGACGACGTCGGGGCTCTCCTCCGCGGGCTGGCCGCCGCAGCTGTCCTCTTCGTCGGACTGCACTCGGCCCCAGCGCGCGGTGGCGTCGGCGGAGGAGACGCCAACCTGCTCGCCGCCGTCGGCCTGTACCTGGGCCACGCCGGCTGGGACCAGGTGGCCAGAGGTCTGGTGACAGCGATCGGGCTCGCCGGAGGCACATCTCTTGCCCTGGTCTTGCTTCGACGAATTTCCACCCGTGATCCGATCGCAGTCGGCCCCGCGATTCTCGGCGGCGCACTGATCACCCTGACGTCGGACTGA
- a CDS encoding SAF domain-containing protein: protein MSETVAERPTAGDERWLGKSSSRLRGVTRRRGVSRLLVGGLLVLGCVGGFVVISMRSDDRQVALALARDVRVGQVLAATDLREVRVAVDADVAVIHADEVSAVVGRPVAASLPAGSLLPPGAVGRVSLPEAGQGIVALALKPGRLPPGLAAGASVSVVPVADQPGGSAAGRSWSAVVVEVAALPGEQVTVVAVQLRESAAREVAAVPAGQLTVVLLPGGGR, encoded by the coding sequence ATGAGTGAGACGGTGGCCGAAAGGCCGACTGCCGGTGACGAGCGCTGGCTTGGCAAGAGTTCGTCCCGGTTGCGCGGCGTCACTCGGCGACGTGGTGTGTCGCGTTTGTTGGTCGGTGGGCTGTTGGTGTTGGGCTGCGTTGGTGGGTTCGTCGTGATCTCGATGCGGTCCGATGACCGGCAGGTGGCACTGGCGTTGGCACGCGATGTGCGGGTCGGGCAGGTGCTGGCGGCGACGGACCTGCGGGAGGTCCGCGTCGCGGTGGATGCCGATGTCGCGGTCATCCACGCGGATGAGGTAAGTGCGGTGGTCGGCAGGCCGGTCGCTGCAAGCCTTCCCGCAGGGTCGCTGCTTCCGCCAGGGGCTGTGGGCCGTGTGAGCCTTCCCGAGGCGGGGCAAGGGATTGTCGCGCTTGCGCTCAAGCCCGGTCGGTTGCCGCCTGGTCTTGCAGCTGGTGCGTCGGTGTCGGTGGTGCCGGTTGCGGATCAGCCGGGTGGTTCTGCTGCGGGGCGCTCGTGGTCGGCGGTGGTCGTTGAGGTGGCGGCGTTGCCGGGCGAGCAGGTCACTGTGGTGGCGGTGCAGCTTCGTGAGTCGGCGGCGCGTGAGGTCGCTGCGGTGCCGGCGGGCCAGTTGACGGTCGTGTTGCTTCCGGGCGGAGGTCGGTGA
- a CDS encoding chromosome partitioning protein, translating into MLVSVLSLKGSPGVTTFAAALAACWPRPSRGLLLEADPSGGDLAVRLGVPAGLGVVGVAAAVRHGCDAEALWRHSRPLPGGWGVVVTPPDADQAGGALSALGDGIDVVRRAADERGTVVVVDCGRVDERSPAMALVRRSDVVVLLTRAYAEDLAHLLNRLDAVGRWGRRAVLLLAGPGYSAAEVAWTLGVAPLGRVPWDRVGAAVLCGRSGVGQRVEPARSALGRFAHKVAAELSAHLSAVESVPVAAVAGAQGEGRLAP; encoded by the coding sequence ATGTTGGTTTCCGTGCTGTCGTTGAAGGGCTCGCCGGGTGTGACGACGTTTGCTGCCGCGCTGGCGGCTTGCTGGCCGAGGCCCAGTCGGGGGTTGCTGTTGGAGGCGGATCCGTCCGGCGGTGATCTTGCGGTGCGGTTGGGTGTGCCTGCGGGGCTTGGTGTGGTGGGTGTGGCCGCCGCTGTGCGGCACGGTTGTGACGCGGAGGCGTTGTGGCGGCACTCCCGTCCGCTTCCTGGTGGTTGGGGTGTGGTTGTCACGCCTCCGGATGCCGACCAGGCCGGTGGAGCGTTGTCCGCGCTGGGTGACGGGATCGACGTTGTTCGCCGCGCTGCCGATGAACGCGGCACCGTGGTGGTGGTCGATTGCGGTCGGGTGGATGAGCGTTCGCCGGCGATGGCGCTGGTGCGTCGTTCGGATGTGGTCGTCTTGCTGACTCGAGCGTATGCCGAGGACTTGGCGCATCTGCTGAACCGGCTCGATGCCGTGGGTCGCTGGGGACGGCGGGCGGTCTTGCTGCTGGCGGGGCCGGGATACTCCGCCGCCGAGGTCGCGTGGACCTTGGGTGTCGCGCCACTCGGACGAGTGCCCTGGGATCGTGTCGGCGCGGCCGTGCTGTGCGGGCGGTCTGGCGTGGGGCAGCGGGTAGAGCCGGCACGGTCGGCCCTGGGCCGGTTCGCACACAAGGTCGCCGCCGAGCTGTCCGCCCACCTATCTGCGGTGGAATCGGTGCCGGTGGCGGCTGTCGCGGGTGCCCAGGGCGAAGGGCGGTTGGCGCCATGA
- a CDS encoding CpaF family protein: MSSSTVSVAGPELRLRQFLRERLHAELARRVDAGQPRAGARSAWTGEVLGEALRAFTEQELAAGRVLLSARAEERVVAEVMNELFGMAGLQPLLDDPTVETINANRFDRVFVQYADGRRARVRPVAASDEELTELVRLLAARASSQERRFDPGSPAVNVQLPGGERLFAVMSLTAGGVTALSIRRHGYLSASLPELRRRGTVDRGLEQFLRALVKARKNILITGGTAAGKTTLLRALAGEMDLLERIVTIEDAFELGLDHDPEVHADVVALQAREPNVEGVGAVSQAELVRWALRMSPDRVIVGEIRGPEVIPMCNAMSQGNDGSMATLHASNSRIAFTRLASYAAQGVERLPLEATAMLVAGAVHFVVHLARTADGRERVVSSVREVVGADGADVVSNEVFRPGPDRRARPVAGALRADTADDLGDVGFDRSLLERAEGWWSS, from the coding sequence ATGAGCTCGTCGACCGTCTCCGTCGCCGGCCCTGAACTCCGCTTGCGCCAGTTCCTTCGGGAGCGGCTGCACGCCGAGTTGGCTCGACGCGTCGACGCGGGTCAGCCGCGGGCCGGCGCCCGGAGTGCCTGGACCGGCGAGGTACTGGGTGAGGCGTTGCGTGCGTTCACCGAGCAGGAGCTCGCTGCAGGTCGCGTGCTGTTGTCCGCGCGGGCTGAGGAACGGGTGGTGGCGGAGGTCATGAACGAGCTGTTCGGCATGGCGGGGTTGCAGCCGTTGTTGGACGACCCGACCGTGGAGACGATCAACGCCAATCGGTTCGACCGGGTCTTCGTTCAGTACGCCGACGGCCGCCGCGCGCGAGTTCGGCCGGTGGCGGCGTCGGATGAGGAGTTGACCGAGTTGGTGCGGTTGTTGGCCGCGCGGGCGTCGAGTCAGGAGCGCCGGTTCGATCCGGGCAGTCCGGCGGTGAACGTCCAGTTGCCCGGCGGCGAGCGGTTGTTCGCGGTGATGTCCCTGACCGCGGGTGGTGTGACGGCGCTGTCGATCCGTCGCCATGGCTACCTGTCGGCGAGCCTGCCGGAGTTGCGGCGTCGGGGCACGGTGGACCGGGGGTTGGAGCAGTTTCTGCGGGCGCTGGTGAAGGCGCGCAAGAACATCCTGATCACGGGTGGTACCGCGGCCGGGAAGACCACGTTGTTGCGGGCGTTGGCGGGCGAGATGGACCTGCTGGAGCGGATCGTGACGATCGAGGATGCGTTCGAACTCGGTCTCGACCACGACCCCGAGGTCCACGCCGACGTCGTGGCCCTTCAGGCGCGGGAGCCCAACGTCGAGGGTGTCGGAGCGGTCAGCCAGGCCGAGCTGGTCCGGTGGGCGCTGCGGATGTCCCCGGACCGGGTGATCGTCGGTGAGATCCGCGGGCCCGAGGTCATCCCGATGTGCAACGCCATGTCGCAGGGCAACGACGGGTCGATGGCCACCCTGCACGCCAGCAACTCACGCATCGCGTTCACCCGACTCGCTTCCTACGCCGCGCAGGGTGTCGAGCGGCTGCCGTTGGAGGCGACCGCCATGCTGGTGGCCGGGGCCGTGCACTTCGTAGTGCACCTGGCGCGTACCGCGGATGGTCGTGAGCGGGTGGTGTCCTCGGTCCGGGAGGTCGTCGGCGCTGACGGTGCGGACGTCGTCTCCAACGAGGTGTTCCGGCCCGGCCCTGATCGTCGTGCCCGTCCGGTCGCCGGGGCGTTGCGCGCGGACACCGCCGACGACCTCGGCGACGTGGGCTTCGACCGCAGCCTGCTGGAGCGCGCCGAGGGCTGGTGGTCGTCGTGA
- a CDS encoding type II secretion system F family protein: MVVVIAAVLGLGTAIGVLLVVRGWRGAGLPRPRRGQTDPRRAWRCALAVVVGVVAGALTGWVVGGLLAGLASWALPRALGRDPGHVRRVQRIEAIASWAEMLRDTLSAAAGLEQAILATAPLAPSAIRGEVGELASGIQTGERLGVALRRLGERWDDPVGDLVVAALVLAARQQTRQLADLLGSLADAARGQATMRMRVEAGRARTRTSVRVIVGTTLAFAIAVIVLNRDYLNAFDGITGQVVLLVIGCLFAAGFAWLARIARVAEPDRFLAAGAGRPS; encoded by the coding sequence GTGGTCGTCGTGATTGCGGCCGTGCTGGGTCTCGGCACCGCGATCGGCGTGCTGCTGGTGGTTCGTGGATGGCGAGGTGCAGGTCTCCCCCGGCCGCGCCGCGGCCAGACCGACCCACGCCGAGCCTGGCGTTGCGCCCTTGCGGTCGTCGTCGGGGTGGTCGCCGGTGCGCTCACAGGATGGGTCGTTGGCGGCCTGCTGGCTGGTCTCGCGTCGTGGGCGCTCCCCCGCGCGTTGGGCCGCGACCCCGGCCACGTGCGTCGGGTGCAGCGCATCGAGGCCATCGCCTCGTGGGCGGAGATGCTGCGGGACACCCTGTCGGCCGCCGCTGGTCTGGAACAGGCGATCCTCGCCACCGCGCCGCTCGCGCCGTCTGCGATCCGGGGCGAGGTCGGCGAGTTGGCGTCCGGCATCCAGACCGGCGAACGCCTCGGGGTGGCTCTGCGGCGCTTGGGCGAGCGGTGGGACGACCCTGTCGGGGACCTCGTAGTCGCCGCCCTGGTGCTGGCCGCCCGCCAGCAGACCCGCCAGCTGGCCGACCTGCTGGGGTCGCTGGCGGACGCCGCTCGTGGCCAGGCCACCATGCGGATGCGCGTCGAGGCTGGTCGTGCCAGGACCCGGACGTCGGTGCGTGTCATCGTCGGCACCACCCTGGCTTTCGCGATAGCGGTGATCGTGCTCAACCGCGACTACCTGAACGCGTTCGACGGCATCACGGGCCAGGTGGTGCTCCTGGTCATCGGCTGTCTGTTCGCGGCCGGTTTCGCCTGGCTGGCCCGGATTGCTCGGGTCGCCGAGCCGGACAGGTTCCTGGCGGCGGGCGCGGGGAGGCCGTCGTGA